In Actinobacillus indolicus, a single genomic region encodes these proteins:
- the cydB gene encoding cytochrome d ubiquinol oxidase subunit II, with protein sequence MIDTALIWFLIIGLGLLIYVVLDGFDLGIGILFPFVKKEKERDVMINTVAPVWDGNETWMVLGGAGLYAAFPVVYATVLSALYMPISLMAIALIFRGVTFKFRSKSVNNKKWWDYSFIFGSTISSFLQGVILGAIIQGIETTNGIYSGGTFDWLTPFTIFTGFGVVVMYATLGCAWLIMKTEGNLQQTMYRIMPNITLVLLVVFIGVVVVSPMIESSFAEHWFSMPNMAYFVVMVVATFAIFYLNLTACKQRNDKKPFIYTFLLMLLAFVGFVLSLFPYIIPPSVDIWQASAPRSSQMFALVGAGIFIPIIIAYTILSYWVFRDKVRIGDEGYH encoded by the coding sequence ATGATCGATACCGCACTGATTTGGTTTTTAATTATTGGGCTAGGGTTGCTCATTTATGTGGTACTTGACGGCTTTGATTTAGGTATCGGGATTCTTTTCCCTTTTGTGAAAAAGGAAAAAGAGCGTGATGTGATGATTAATACAGTTGCGCCCGTTTGGGATGGTAATGAAACATGGATGGTGCTAGGCGGTGCAGGATTATATGCCGCTTTCCCTGTGGTCTATGCAACGGTGCTCTCTGCATTGTATATGCCGATTAGTTTGATGGCGATTGCCCTGATTTTCCGTGGGGTAACTTTTAAATTCCGTTCAAAATCAGTAAATAACAAAAAATGGTGGGATTACTCTTTTATTTTCGGTTCAACGATTTCGAGCTTTTTACAAGGCGTGATTTTAGGGGCAATTATCCAAGGGATTGAAACCACTAATGGTATTTATTCAGGCGGAACTTTTGATTGGTTGACACCGTTTACGATCTTTACGGGCTTTGGCGTGGTTGTTATGTACGCCACATTAGGCTGTGCATGGTTAATCATGAAAACGGAAGGGAATTTACAACAAACAATGTATCGCATTATGCCGAATATTACGTTGGTATTGCTGGTGGTATTTATTGGCGTAGTAGTGGTTTCACCAATGATTGAGTCAAGTTTTGCAGAGCATTGGTTTAGTATGCCGAATATGGCTTATTTTGTTGTCATGGTTGTGGCGACATTTGCAATTTTTTATCTCAATCTGACCGCTTGTAAACAACGCAACGATAAAAAGCCGTTTATCTACACCTTTTTATTGATGTTACTGGCGTTTGTTGGGTTTGTATTAAGTCTATTTCCTTACATTATTCCACCGTCTGTGGATATTTGGCAGGCATCTGCACCACGTTCAAGCCAAATGTTCGCTTTAGTGGGCGCAGGGATTTTTATCCCGATTATTATTGCCTATACCATTTTGTCTTATTGGGTGTTTAGAGATAAAGTACGTATTGGTGATGAGGGCTATCATTGA
- a CDS encoding GntR family transcriptional regulator — MYKYTKLTQHLKHLIETGELKPHEKLPSLRDQVQRSGLSLMTVLNAYQELEAQGLIYSVQKSGYFVAPFYSSSRPHTNSEITLNK, encoded by the coding sequence ATGTACAAATACACCAAACTCACCCAGCACCTTAAACATTTGATTGAAACAGGCGAGTTGAAACCGCACGAGAAGTTGCCGTCTTTGCGAGATCAGGTACAACGTTCGGGACTGAGTTTGATGACGGTGTTAAACGCCTATCAAGAGTTAGAAGCTCAAGGGCTGATTTATTCGGTGCAAAAGAGCGGTTATTTTGTTGCACCTTTTTACTCATCTTCTCGTCCGCACACCAACAGCGAAATCACGTTGAACAAATAA
- a CDS encoding carbon starvation CstA family protein — MLWFLFCVAVLILGYFVYGKIIEKIFVINPKKTTPAYSMQDGVDYVPMSKKRIWLIQLLNIAGTGPIFGPILGALYGPVAMLWIVLGCIFAGAVHDYFCGMLSVRNGGASMPNLAGKYLGRPVKAFINLLAVVLLLLVGVVFVASPAQLLSTITMDVFGNSAGSLSLNNAEEIAQTATAAASDITVWGMDKPTVIAVWTTIIFGYYIIATLLPVDKIIGRIYPFFGALLLFMSVGMVYGLMTSHFSATDPIDFFRTIDGMSVEKFFQNFQVKGDVPIWPLLFLTISCGALSGFHATQTPLMARCAQNESEGRFIFYGAMIAEGVIALIWCMVGLAFYENPQALQDAIAAGSPSKVVYDSSLYFLGFIGGIFAVLGVVVLPITSGDTAFRAARLIIAEFFKIEQKTLVKRLMICIPLFVIGFIVSKVDFSILWRYFTWANQTTAMVMLWTAAAYLYRYNKFHWVCTIPAAFISTVSFTFLAYNKIGFGLDYELSVWIGLGLTAACTAAFFTMLKPLGKEDPDIYVDDTTKA, encoded by the coding sequence ATGTTGTGGTTTTTATTCTGCGTAGCCGTATTAATTTTAGGCTACTTCGTTTACGGTAAAATCATTGAAAAAATCTTCGTGATTAACCCGAAAAAAACAACACCTGCATATTCAATGCAAGACGGTGTTGACTATGTGCCAATGTCTAAAAAACGTATTTGGCTTATTCAGTTGTTAAACATTGCTGGAACAGGTCCAATCTTTGGTCCTATTCTTGGTGCGTTATACGGACCAGTTGCAATGCTTTGGATTGTTTTAGGTTGTATCTTTGCTGGTGCGGTACACGATTACTTCTGTGGTATGTTAAGTGTGCGTAATGGCGGTGCATCAATGCCTAACCTTGCGGGTAAGTACTTAGGCCGTCCAGTTAAAGCATTTATCAATCTTCTAGCGGTTGTATTACTTCTTTTAGTTGGTGTTGTGTTCGTTGCAAGTCCAGCACAATTATTAAGTACTATCACTATGGATGTATTTGGTAACTCTGCGGGTTCATTGTCTTTAAATAATGCAGAAGAAATTGCACAAACAGCAACAGCGGCTGCAAGCGACATTACTGTATGGGGCATGGATAAACCAACTGTTATTGCAGTATGGACAACCATTATCTTTGGTTATTATATCATAGCTACTCTTCTTCCTGTTGACAAAATCATCGGTCGTATCTATCCGTTCTTCGGTGCGTTACTCCTATTTATGTCAGTAGGTATGGTATATGGTTTAATGACTAGCCACTTTAGTGCAACAGATCCTATTGATTTCTTCCGTACAATTGATGGTATGAGTGTTGAGAAGTTCTTCCAAAACTTCCAAGTAAAAGGTGATGTTCCAATTTGGCCATTATTATTCTTAACCATCTCTTGTGGTGCATTATCAGGCTTCCACGCAACGCAAACTCCATTAATGGCACGTTGTGCACAAAATGAAAGCGAAGGTCGTTTCATTTTCTACGGTGCAATGATTGCTGAAGGTGTTATTGCGTTAATCTGGTGTATGGTTGGTTTAGCATTCTATGAAAACCCACAAGCGTTACAAGATGCTATCGCAGCAGGTTCACCATCTAAAGTGGTATATGATTCTTCACTTTACTTCTTAGGTTTCATTGGTGGTATCTTTGCGGTATTAGGTGTTGTGGTATTACCAATCACTTCTGGTGATACAGCATTCCGTGCGGCACGTTTAATTATTGCTGAATTCTTCAAAATTGAACAAAAAACCTTAGTTAAACGTTTAATGATCTGTATCCCACTATTCGTAATTGGCTTTATCGTGTCAAAAGTGGACTTCAGTATCTTATGGCGTTACTTTACTTGGGCAAACCAAACGACAGCAATGGTCATGTTATGGACTGCAGCGGCTTACTTATACCGTTACAATAAATTCCACTGGGTATGTACAATTCCTGCGGCATTTATCAGTACCGTATCATTCACCTTCCTTGCGTACAACAAAATCGGCTTCGGCTTAGATTATGAATTATCTGTATGGATTGGTTTAGGTTTAACAGCAGCATGTACTGCGGCATTCTTCACCATGTTAAAACCGTTAGGTAAAGAAGACCCAGATATCTATGTTGATGATACAACTAAAGCATAA
- a CDS encoding PLP-dependent aminotransferase family protein gives MFRYLKSIQATDIVPLGSPFPSHDYLNPPKLLQILSQLSRDRTQIEPQPVLSGNVELRKLIAQRYRLQGIPTQADDIVITSGCLDALNLSLQALTQQGDYILLQQTVFYGAWQIAEKLGLNVVTLPDHPSGFDLVAFEQALQRYPIKVCWFMLNCHNPLGFTVSPEIKQRIGELLAQYQVHLIEDDVYQELYYRGEKPLPMKAFDAQNWVLHCSSFSKILGANFRIGWVHAGQFADKIQHLQLMSTISANALIQQALVEFISNHHYEKHLRHLRRHLEKNKKQCLDYLRQHLPANCPIEHHSSGYFLWIHLPKHLDSMQIYQQLLEEKISISPSELFTLPTSQHKGIRVNCSFAWTDEIEEALGTLVRILRS, from the coding sequence GTGTTTCGTTATCTGAAATCCATTCAAGCTACGGATATTGTACCTCTAGGGTCGCCTTTTCCGAGCCACGATTATCTCAATCCGCCCAAATTGCTACAAATTTTAAGTCAGCTTAGCCGTGATAGAACGCAGATTGAGCCACAGCCTGTGTTGTCGGGCAATGTGGAATTGCGTAAATTAATCGCACAACGTTACCGCTTGCAAGGTATTCCTACGCAAGCCGATGATATTGTGATTACCTCCGGCTGTTTAGACGCTTTGAACCTTTCGCTACAAGCCTTAACGCAACAGGGTGATTATATTTTATTACAGCAGACGGTATTTTATGGGGCGTGGCAGATTGCGGAAAAATTAGGTTTAAATGTTGTTACTTTGCCCGACCACCCAAGCGGTTTTGACCTTGTGGCGTTTGAGCAAGCCTTACAGCGTTATCCCATCAAGGTTTGTTGGTTTATGCTCAACTGCCACAATCCGCTGGGGTTTACTGTCAGCCCTGAAATCAAACAGCGGATTGGGGAATTGTTGGCTCAATATCAAGTGCATTTAATTGAAGACGATGTGTATCAAGAGCTTTATTATCGGGGTGAAAAGCCCTTGCCGATGAAGGCATTTGACGCACAAAACTGGGTGTTGCATTGTTCTTCTTTTTCTAAAATTTTAGGGGCAAATTTCCGTATCGGCTGGGTTCACGCAGGGCAATTTGCCGATAAAATCCAACATTTGCAACTGATGAGTACCATTTCCGCCAACGCTTTAATTCAACAAGCCTTGGTGGAATTTATCTCTAATCACCATTACGAAAAACATCTGCGACACCTTCGCCGTCATTTAGAAAAGAACAAAAAGCAATGTTTGGACTATTTACGTCAGCATTTGCCCGCAAATTGTCCTATCGAACACCACAGTAGTGGCTATTTCCTTTGGATACACCTGCCCAAGCATTTGGATAGTATGCAGATTTATCAACAGTTACTCGAAGAAAAAATCAGCATTAGCCCAAGCGAGCTTTTTACTTTGCCCACTTCACAGCATAAAGGGATTAGGGTTAATTGTTCGTTTGCTTGGACAGATGAAATAGAAGAAGCGTTAGGAACTTTAGTCAGAATACTGAGGAGCTAA